The following are encoded together in the Onychostoma macrolepis isolate SWU-2019 chromosome 03, ASM1243209v1, whole genome shotgun sequence genome:
- the dnaja3a gene encoding dnaJ heat shock protein family (Hsp40) member A3a: MACSAARSSARWMAAAASSGHRRACSHLLSGADGAHRSLSTLSGCRVWTRRGGGAGTAVTLRGMPALSPSSHVVCKMSFHTSSPARKQDFYQILGVPRTAAQNEIKKAYYQMAKKYHPDTNKDDPQAKEKFAQLAEAYEVLSDEGKRKQYDMYGSAGFDAGQAGAGHQQYWSGGSSINPKELFRKIFGEFSGGFGDFNAIFDQPQEYVMELTFAQAAKGVNKEMTVHIEDTCQRCGGRGHEPGSKVQHCGSCNGTGMETVNTGPFVMRSTCRRCGGRGSVITSPCTACRGTGQTKQRRSITVPVPAGIEDGQTVRMPLGKKEIFITFRVQKSPVFRRDGADIHSDVMISVAQAILGGTVRAQGLYETVNLSIPSGIHADQRIRLSGKGIPRVSGYGYGDHYVHVKIKIPKMLTDRQRALMMSYAEDETDVEGTVNGVTSTTTGKRSTGN, translated from the exons ATGGCGTGCTCTGCGGCTCGCAGCTCCGCGCGCTGGATGGCGGCGGCGGCGTCCTCTGGCCACAGACGGGCCTGCTCTCATCTCCTGTCCGGCGCGGACGGAGCGCACAGGAGTCTCTCGACGCTGTCGGGCTGCCGAGTGTGGACGCGGCGCGGCGGAGGAGCCGGGACTGCGGTGACATTGAGAGGCATGCCAG CGTTGAGCCCTTCTTCTCATGTCGTCTGTAAGATGTCGTTCCACACCAGCTCTCCTGCTAGAAAACAGGATTTCTACCAGATCCTTGGGGTTCCACGCACAGCCGCGCAGAATGAGATTAAGAAAGCTTATTACCAG ATGGCAAAGAAGTATCATCCTGACACTAACAAAGACGACCCTCAAGCGAAGGAGAAGTTTGCACAGCTCGCTGAGGCCTATGAG GTGCTCAGTGACGAGGGGAAGAGGAAACAGTATGACATGTACGGCTCTGCTGGGTTTGACGCGGGTCAGGCCGGTGCGGGACATCAGCAGTACTGGAGCGGAGGGAGCAGCATCAACCCCAAGGAGCTTTTCCGCAAGATCTTTGGCGAGTTTTCTGGAGGCTTTGGGGATTTCAACGCCATCTTCGATCAGCCACAAGAG TATGTGATGGAGCTCACGTTCGCTCAGGCTGCTAAAGGAGTGAATAAGGAGATGACGGTCCACATCGAGGACACGTGTCAGCGCTGCGGCGGCAGAGGCCATGAGCCCGGATCCAAAGTCCAGCACTGCGGCAGCTGCAACGGGACAGGCATG GAGACGGTGAACACGGGGCCCTTCGTGATGCGCTCCACCTGCCGGCGCTGTGGCGGGAGGGGCTCGGTCATCACCTCGCCCTGTACGGCGTGCCGGGGGACGGGACAGACCAAACAGAGGAGGAGCATCACGGTGCCTGTTCCTGCCG GAATCGAGGATGGGCAGACGGTCCGAATGCCTTTGGGGAAGAAAGAGATCTTCATTACATTCAGA GTCCAGAAGAGTCCAGTCTTCAGGAGAGACGGTGCTGACATTCACTCTGATGTCATGATCTCTGTGGCTCAGGCCATACTGGGCGGCACGGTCAGAGCACAAGGACTCTACGAGACCGTCAATCTCTCG ATCCCATCTGGGATCCATGCCGACCAGAGGATCCGGCTCTCTGGTAAAGGTATTCCACGGGTCAGTGGCTACGGTTATGGCGACCACTACGTCCACGTCAAGATCAAAATCCCAAA GATGTTGACGGACCGGCAGCGAGCCCTCATGATGAGTTACGCGGAGGACGAGACCGATGTGGAGGGAACCGTCAATGGAGTGACCAGCACCACCACAG